A single region of the Drosophila takahashii strain IR98-3 E-12201 chromosome 2R, DtakHiC1v2, whole genome shotgun sequence genome encodes:
- the LOC138912523 gene encoding uncharacterized protein, whose translation MPRLSTVLAHTSTAILPTANLRFDVGSKKFDVRVMVDACSGVSRIDNSLAEAMNLPILGVGSERVCKASLIPINAETPRELPDTVRTQFANIVLADPNFYRPTGISVVLGADVYPNLIQPGLLPSSSGRLVAQNTVLGWMLSGTCAQ comes from the coding sequence ATGCCTCGTCTTTCAACCGTCCTCGCGCACACCTCGACAGCTATCCTGCCCACCGCAAATTTACGGTTCGACGTAGGCTCAAAGAAATTTGATGTCCGAGTCATGGTGGATGCCTGTTCGGGCGTAAGCCGAATTGACAATTCGCTGGCCGAAGCCATGAATCTCCCAATCCTGGGAGTTGGAAGCGAGCGCGTCTGCAAGGCTTCCCTGATCCCTATCAATGCAGAGACACCTAGGGAACTGCCCGACACAGTCCGGACACAATTTGCCAACATCGTCCTGGCAGATCCCAATTTTTACAGGCCAACAGGAATCTCCGTGGTTCTGGGTGCCGACGTCTACCCTAATCTGATCCAGCCAGGACTATTGCCGAGTTCGAGTGGGCGTCTGGTGGCGCAGAATACTGTGCTAGGATGGATGCTATCCGGTACCTGTGCACAATAA